In Alkalihalobacillus sp. FSL W8-0930, a single window of DNA contains:
- a CDS encoding DUF2812 domain-containing protein → MKTTKYIMSEGLAFGEETDMKKLQLKSKEGWHLEKFAFMGYTLKKGEPAEYIYNIDYRELADEEKDEYLNLFTEAGWTHVLSSQGMHFFRAAPGTKPIYTDMGTIAEKHHNLGKSLLPITIITLLLTIFSWVGITFSTGMLRNILAVAIVPLTVVSVPAAWTVLTIYKNKWGVEGKKGLILIAKVIPYLLLLIYLTIVFLISNHVHDGLLTISRMVVGAAGGFLIVYIVIKVIEIRVNKA, encoded by the coding sequence ATGAAAACAACTAAATATATCATGTCTGAAGGTTTGGCCTTTGGAGAAGAAACAGATATGAAGAAGCTGCAACTTAAATCAAAAGAAGGCTGGCATCTTGAAAAGTTTGCTTTTATGGGCTATACGCTTAAGAAAGGTGAACCAGCTGAGTATATTTACAATATTGATTACCGGGAACTGGCAGATGAAGAGAAGGATGAATATCTTAACTTGTTTACGGAAGCAGGCTGGACACATGTTTTGTCTAGTCAGGGTATGCATTTTTTCCGTGCTGCTCCAGGTACAAAGCCTATCTATACAGATATGGGGACGATTGCGGAAAAGCATCATAACTTGGGGAAATCTCTGTTACCAATAACTATTATAACCCTTTTGTTAACTATTTTCTCATGGGTGGGAATTACTTTTAGTACAGGTATGCTAAGGAACATACTTGCAGTTGCGATCGTACCGTTGACTGTTGTGTCAGTACCTGCAGCCTGGACGGTTTTAACTATTTATAAAAACAAATGGGGCGTTGAAGGTAAGAAAGGATTAATCCTCATCGCTAAAGTTATCCCATACCTTCTTCTCTTAATTTATTTGACGATTGTCTTTCTGATTTCTAATCATGTTCATGATGGGCTTCTAACAATTTCTCGCATGGTAGTTGGCGCTGCAGGTGGATTCTTAATTGTTTATATAGTAATAAAGGTTATAGAGATTAGAGTAAATAAAGCATGA
- a CDS encoding CPBP family intramembrane glutamic endopeptidase: MNGLATKVDKTKTSWILLMIWSTLTISIIYWYVGSPQRFIELRLGYHEELLGNLMVWLFTLAIILTYSLYTVYAIPFIKSHLFTFNWLKIIGIWAAFATGIVEEVLFRQVLMDYLYTLNVSSVAQIILSGLAFGLAHGAWGLLRGEVKVVFPVIVSTTILGCLLAALYIFSGRSTLAPIVAHVVINMIIEPWLMLSAVSGKWK, translated from the coding sequence ATGAACGGTTTAGCAACAAAAGTTGATAAAACTAAAACTAGTTGGATCCTACTAATGATCTGGAGTACCCTAACGATAAGTATCATCTATTGGTATGTTGGAAGCCCGCAAAGGTTTATAGAGTTGAGATTAGGTTATCATGAGGAGTTACTAGGAAATTTAATGGTTTGGCTTTTTACTCTAGCGATTATTCTTACGTATAGTTTATACACTGTCTATGCTATACCATTTATAAAAAGTCACCTCTTTACGTTTAATTGGTTGAAAATTATCGGTATTTGGGCTGCGTTCGCAACAGGTATAGTAGAAGAAGTACTATTTCGCCAAGTATTAATGGACTATCTTTACACTTTGAATGTATCGAGTGTTGCTCAAATAATCCTTTCTGGGCTAGCCTTTGGTCTAGCTCATGGTGCGTGGGGGTTACTAAGGGGAGAAGTAAAAGTTGTTTTTCCTGTTATAGTTTCAACTACTATTTTAGGATGTTTACTAGCTGCACTCTATATCTTTTCAGGAAGAAGTACATTAGCTCCAATCGTTGCACATGTGGTTATAAATATGATTATAGAACCATGGCTTATGCTTTCTGCAGTTTCGGGGAAATGGAAATAG
- a CDS encoding DUF3986 family protein, translated as MLFDETKHMHVGYYENNHDIEGILLKALDKDIWCLFYNDKEYEVKIPDTRVYPFVESFGYLVGMYSISEKELTHEKGANLFYQFLIKII; from the coding sequence ATGCTTTTTGATGAAACCAAGCATATGCATGTAGGATATTACGAGAACAACCATGATATCGAGGGAATCTTGTTAAAAGCTTTAGACAAAGATATTTGGTGCCTTTTTTATAATGATAAGGAATATGAGGTCAAGATACCGGATACACGTGTATACCCATTTGTAGAGAGTTTTGGTTATTTGGTAGGAATGTACTCCATATCAGAAAAGGAACTGACTCACGAAAAGGGAGCTAACTTATTTTATCAATTTTTAATCAAAATCATATAA